A region of Nocardioides sp. JS614 DNA encodes the following proteins:
- the sepH gene encoding septation protein SepH, giving the protein MAHLTLAGVSDDGTRLRLVDDEGVEHTVDVDDRLRAALRGDPTRRLETKMDSVLRPRDIQARIRAGETPEAVAQAAQTSVDKIMAFAAPVLAERQHVAERAQRSSVRRTDGGHAASGARTLGDAAASHLRSANVDPETVEWDAWRREDGRWSLTASYSSPERSGTAELTFDAPGNYVTLDNEDARWLVGEAVAAAPPAQDDLRHARQRRLSAVGDLDQELPLGEDAIGLVSEQPVEAFLDDEPPADPEVAAEAAELREEAVQAAAEDDLHRGELEEEQPPAEHHHEPPVRRPVKKTRGRASVPSWDEIMFGPSGSDGA; this is encoded by the coding sequence ATGGCGCACCTCACGCTCGCCGGAGTGAGCGACGACGGGACGCGTCTGCGGCTGGTGGACGACGAGGGCGTCGAGCACACCGTGGACGTCGACGACCGCCTCCGGGCCGCGCTGCGCGGGGATCCGACCCGCCGATTGGAGACCAAGATGGACAGTGTCCTCCGTCCTCGCGACATCCAGGCCCGGATCCGCGCCGGGGAGACCCCCGAGGCGGTGGCCCAGGCCGCGCAGACGTCGGTCGACAAGATCATGGCGTTCGCGGCGCCCGTGCTCGCGGAGCGCCAGCACGTCGCGGAGCGCGCGCAGCGCTCGTCGGTACGCCGCACCGACGGCGGCCACGCCGCGAGCGGGGCCCGCACCCTCGGCGACGCCGCCGCCAGCCACCTGCGGTCCGCCAACGTCGACCCGGAGACCGTCGAGTGGGACGCGTGGCGGCGCGAGGACGGCCGCTGGTCGCTGACCGCGTCGTACTCCTCCCCCGAGCGCAGCGGCACCGCCGAGCTGACCTTCGACGCCCCCGGCAACTACGTCACCCTCGACAACGAGGACGCCCGGTGGCTGGTCGGCGAGGCCGTCGCCGCGGCCCCGCCCGCGCAGGACGACCTGCGGCACGCGCGCCAGCGCCGGCTCAGTGCCGTCGGCGACCTCGACCAGGAGCTCCCGCTGGGCGAGGACGCGATCGGCCTGGTCTCCGAGCAGCCGGTCGAGGCGTTCCTCGACGACGAGCCGCCGGCCGACCCCGAGGTCGCCGCCGAGGCGGCCGAGCTGCGGGAGGAGGCCGTCCAGGCCGCCGCCGAGGACGACCTGCACCGCGGGGAGCTGGAGGAGGAGCAGCCACCCGCGGAGCACCACCACGAGCCGCCCGTGCGCCGCCCGGTGAAGAAGACCCGCGGCCGCGCCTCGGTGCCGAGCTGGGACGAGATCATGTTCGGGCCGAGCGGAAGCGACGGCGCGTAG
- a CDS encoding thymidine kinase, whose translation MAELHFFTGTMDSGKSTLALQTNHNHAARGRVGRLFTTLDRAGAATLSSRLGLTHDAIEVDRDFDFWRYVVSSLTQGGRIDYLICDEAQFYSRDQIDQLAKVVDELQLDVFAFGILTDFRTQLFEGSARLVELADRMNVLQVEALCWCGKRATHNARTENGVMVVEGEVIVVGDVDAIDEPPADVAYEVLCRQHHRRRLTAARAKAVSLAPEPLPFG comes from the coding sequence GTGGCTGAACTGCACTTCTTCACCGGCACCATGGACTCGGGCAAGAGCACGCTGGCGCTCCAGACCAACCACAACCACGCGGCCCGCGGGCGGGTGGGCCGGCTGTTCACCACGCTCGACCGCGCCGGCGCGGCCACGCTGTCCAGCCGCCTGGGCCTGACCCACGACGCGATCGAGGTCGACCGGGACTTCGACTTCTGGCGCTACGTCGTCAGCTCGCTCACCCAGGGCGGCCGGATCGACTACCTGATCTGCGACGAGGCCCAGTTCTACTCCCGCGACCAGATCGACCAGCTCGCGAAGGTCGTCGACGAGCTGCAGCTGGACGTGTTCGCGTTCGGCATCCTCACCGACTTCCGCACGCAGCTCTTCGAGGGCAGTGCCCGGCTGGTCGAGCTGGCCGACCGGATGAACGTGCTCCAGGTGGAGGCGCTGTGCTGGTGCGGCAAGCGCGCCACCCACAACGCCCGCACGGAGAACGGCGTGATGGTGGTCGAGGGCGAGGTGATCGTGGTCGGCGACGTCGACGCGATCGACGAGCCGCCGGCCGATGTTGCCTACGAGGTGCTCTGCCGCCAGCACCACCGCCGCCGGCTCACCGCGGCCCGCGCCAAGGCGGTCTCGCTGGCACCGGAGCCGCTGCCGTTCGGGTGA
- a CDS encoding metal-sensitive transcriptional regulator codes for MSNPGPAKKDLVIRLRRIEGQVRGIARMVEDETYCIEVLTQISAASRALQGVALAALADHMSDCLVEAARAGGAERDAKLREAADAIARLVRS; via the coding sequence GTGAGCAATCCAGGACCTGCCAAGAAGGACCTGGTCATCCGGCTCCGACGGATCGAGGGACAGGTCCGCGGCATCGCCCGGATGGTCGAGGACGAGACCTACTGCATCGAGGTGCTGACCCAGATCTCGGCGGCCTCACGTGCCCTGCAAGGCGTCGCTCTGGCGGCGCTCGCCGACCACATGAGCGACTGCCTCGTCGAGGCGGCCCGAGCCGGCGGTGCGGAGCGGGACGCCAAGCTCAGGGAAGCTGCTGACGCGATCGCCCGCCTGGTCCGGAGCTGA
- a CDS encoding inositol monophosphatase family protein: MTTLPSHAEPSNAGPSNADLADLALEVAREAAELVRGRRAAGVTVAATKSSEVDIVTEADRASEALIRRLVAARRPDDGFLGEEGDDVASTSGIRWIVDPIDGTVNFLYDLPQYAVSIAAERDGEVVAGVVINVARRTEYVGHRADRAEHGGAPARATRDGEPLAVRAPTPLRLRLVGTGFNYDSRIRGLQAAAVARLITRIRDIRRSGSCALDLCHLAEGALDGYVEEGVNLWDHAAGGLLAELAGARLEHRPGVGGSDLVVCAPTHGFDDFLEAVQEAGFTADSGVQHAE; this comes from the coding sequence GTGACCACCCTGCCGTCGCACGCTGAGCCGTCCAACGCTGGGCCGTCCAACGCCGACCTGGCCGACCTGGCGCTCGAGGTGGCGCGGGAGGCGGCCGAGCTGGTCCGCGGTCGCCGCGCGGCCGGCGTGACGGTCGCGGCCACCAAGTCCAGCGAGGTGGACATCGTCACCGAGGCGGACCGGGCCAGCGAGGCCCTGATCCGCCGGCTGGTCGCGGCCCGGCGCCCCGACGACGGCTTCCTCGGCGAGGAGGGCGACGACGTCGCCAGCACCAGCGGCATCCGCTGGATCGTCGACCCGATCGACGGCACCGTGAACTTCCTCTACGACCTGCCGCAGTACGCCGTCTCCATCGCCGCCGAGCGCGACGGGGAGGTCGTGGCCGGCGTGGTCATCAACGTGGCGCGGCGCACCGAGTACGTCGGGCACCGCGCCGACCGGGCCGAGCACGGCGGCGCCCCCGCCCGGGCGACCCGGGACGGCGAGCCGCTCGCCGTACGCGCTCCGACGCCGCTGCGCCTGCGCCTGGTCGGCACCGGCTTCAACTACGACTCCCGGATCCGCGGCCTGCAGGCCGCCGCCGTCGCCCGGCTGATCACCCGGATCCGCGACATCCGCCGCTCCGGGTCGTGCGCGCTCGACCTGTGCCACCTGGCCGAGGGCGCGCTGGACGGGTACGTCGAGGAGGGCGTCAACCTGTGGGACCACGCCGCCGGTGGCCTGCTCGCCGAACTCGCCGGCGCGCGTCTCGAGCACCGGCCCGGAGTCGGCGGCAGCGACCTGGTGGTGTGTGCTCCGACACACGGCTTCGACGATTTCCTCGAGGCGGTTCAGGAAGCCGGTTTCACGGCCGATTCAGGCGTGCAACACGCCGAATGA
- a CDS encoding DMT family transporter, producing MADRQQRATSASGVEHRPRPGRMVWITASWGACFVAIEWGLRDAPVLWYAALRAVLAGAVLVAVGTARGRPTPSLPRDWGWIVGLGLMNVTVAFAAMFAGVAGGTTGAASVLANAQPLLILLPAWWLYGERLSVLTSLALVVGFAGLVLVAVPGGGGSGAMLSLLSAVAVTAGTLMSRRLANVDAVLLTGWHLLIGGAALVGLAMAVEGAPAIAWTPRFVLSLLFLALVGTAGTTVAWFVEVRRSRFDQLTAWTFLTPVVGVVLAVAVLGERPAGWTGVGLVVVLIAMWVVLRPAAARFDAGDEPPVREGDRRPGPRQAVTRTAAAPVPARPPWRGPR from the coding sequence ATGGCCGACCGGCAACAGCGGGCCACCTCGGCGAGCGGGGTGGAGCACCGGCCGCGGCCCGGTCGGATGGTGTGGATCACCGCTTCTTGGGGTGCGTGCTTCGTGGCCATCGAGTGGGGTCTGCGGGACGCGCCCGTGCTGTGGTACGCCGCCCTGCGAGCCGTGCTCGCCGGTGCCGTCCTGGTCGCCGTGGGAACCGCCCGGGGGCGTCCGACCCCGTCGTTGCCCCGGGACTGGGGCTGGATCGTGGGGTTGGGGCTGATGAATGTCACCGTCGCCTTCGCCGCCATGTTCGCCGGGGTGGCCGGGGGAACGACCGGCGCCGCCTCAGTGCTCGCCAACGCCCAACCTCTGCTGATCCTGCTGCCGGCATGGTGGCTCTATGGCGAGAGGCTGTCGGTCCTCACGAGCCTCGCGCTGGTGGTCGGCTTCGCCGGCCTCGTCCTCGTTGCCGTACCCGGCGGAGGTGGCAGCGGCGCCATGCTCTCGCTGCTGTCCGCGGTGGCTGTCACGGCCGGGACCCTCATGTCGCGGCGCTTGGCGAACGTCGACGCGGTGCTTCTCACGGGTTGGCACCTTCTGATCGGCGGTGCTGCGCTGGTGGGACTCGCCATGGCCGTGGAGGGAGCGCCGGCGATCGCGTGGACCCCCAGGTTCGTCCTCTCGTTGCTCTTCCTAGCGTTGGTGGGCACCGCAGGTACGACGGTGGCGTGGTTCGTCGAGGTCCGGCGCTCGCGGTTCGACCAGCTGACCGCATGGACGTTCCTGACGCCTGTCGTCGGGGTCGTGCTCGCGGTGGCGGTGCTCGGCGAGCGCCCCGCGGGGTGGACGGGTGTCGGCCTGGTCGTGGTCCTGATCGCCATGTGGGTCGTTCTGAGACCAGCCGCCGCGCGGTTCGACGCGGGAGACGAGCCACCTGTCCGAGAGGGCGATCGGCGGCCTGGACCCCGGCAAGCGGTCACCCGAACGGCAGCGGCTCCGGTGCCAGCGAGACCGCCTTGGCGCGGGCCGCGGTGA
- a CDS encoding sulfurtransferase yields the protein MPSLLISPLITAAELSAVLGSVTVLDVRYRMGGPGGPAEFGAGHVPGAAYVDLDTDLAAPPGAGGRHPLPAPADFEAAMRRVGVREGRPVVVYDDWSGLAAARAWWLLRYHGHQDVRVLDGAWPAWVAAGGAVQAVTVVPEPGDFTARPGAMPVVEADGVLDVPVLVDARAPERYRGETEPVDPVAGHIPGAVNVPTTTNLRADGRFRSAEELRALYAAAGVTGEAPGAGPSVAAYCGSGVTAAHDVLALELAGIRAALYPGSWSGWITDPARPVA from the coding sequence ATGCCTTCGCTCCTGATCTCCCCGCTGATCACCGCCGCCGAGCTGTCCGCCGTGCTCGGCTCGGTCACGGTGCTGGACGTCCGCTACCGGATGGGCGGGCCGGGCGGGCCGGCCGAGTTCGGGGCCGGGCACGTCCCGGGGGCGGCGTACGTCGACCTCGACACCGACCTGGCCGCGCCGCCGGGCGCGGGCGGTCGGCATCCGCTGCCGGCTCCTGCGGACTTCGAGGCGGCGATGCGCCGCGTGGGCGTGCGCGAGGGCCGACCGGTGGTCGTGTACGACGACTGGTCCGGCCTCGCGGCGGCGCGGGCCTGGTGGTTGCTGCGCTACCACGGTCACCAGGACGTCCGGGTGCTCGACGGGGCCTGGCCGGCGTGGGTGGCGGCCGGGGGAGCGGTGCAGGCGGTCACCGTCGTCCCCGAGCCCGGCGACTTCACCGCCCGGCCCGGGGCGATGCCGGTGGTCGAGGCCGACGGCGTGCTGGACGTGCCGGTGCTGGTCGACGCGCGGGCACCCGAGCGCTACCGCGGCGAGACCGAGCCGGTCGACCCGGTCGCCGGGCACATCCCGGGCGCGGTCAACGTCCCCACCACGACCAACCTGCGCGCCGACGGGCGGTTCCGCTCGGCCGAGGAGCTGCGGGCGCTGTACGCCGCCGCGGGCGTCACGGGCGAGGCCCCCGGAGCTGGGCCGAGCGTCGCGGCGTACTGCGGCTCCGGGGTCACCGCCGCCCACGACGTGCTGGCGCTGGAGCTCGCAGGCATCCGCGCGGCGCTCTACCCGGGCAGCTGGTCCGGGTGGATCACCGACCCCGCACGCCCGGTCGCCTGA
- a CDS encoding DUF4193 domain-containing protein — translation MATDYDAPRKNEDEQSEESIEELKARRHDKNSGKVDEDEAEAAESFELPGADLSHEELAVEVKPKQDDEFTCMSCFLVHHRSQLADPKKMICRDCA, via the coding sequence ATGGCGACTGACTACGACGCACCGCGCAAGAACGAGGACGAGCAGTCCGAGGAGAGCATCGAAGAGCTCAAGGCGCGCCGTCACGACAAGAACTCCGGCAAGGTCGACGAGGACGAGGCGGAGGCCGCCGAGTCCTTCGAGCTGCCCGGCGCCGACCTCTCCCACGAGGAGCTCGCCGTGGAGGTCAAGCCGAAGCAGGACGACGAGTTCACCTGCATGAGCTGCTTCCTGGTCCACCACCGCAGCCAGCTCGCCGACCCCAAGAAGATGATCTGCCGCGACTGCGCCTGA
- a CDS encoding ferrochelatase, whose product MTPDPSPYDAVLLVSFGGPERPEDVVPFLENVTRGRGIPRERLEEVGQHYYEFGGRSPINDQNRAFLAALRDDLAGAGLDLPVYWGNRNWDPLLADTIREMAADGITRAACFVTSAYASYSSCRQYRENLYDAVAALGEDLEDAPVLDKLRHPFNHPGFVEPMVDATLAALADLPEQVREEAHLVFVTHSLPEAMNAASGPEGGAYVDQHLSVADEIVERVRQETGHRHRHALVYCSRSGAPHVPWLEPDVNDHLERLHQDGAPAVVLVPIGFVSDHMEVVYDLDVEAMRTAARLGLPTTRAATVGIDPRFVAAVRDLVLERAAVERGEDVVRASVGRWPACWDRCPAGCCANPRAERPALAGADS is encoded by the coding sequence ATGACCCCCGACCCCAGCCCGTACGACGCCGTCCTGCTGGTGTCCTTCGGCGGACCCGAACGCCCCGAGGACGTGGTGCCGTTCCTCGAGAACGTGACCCGCGGCCGCGGCATCCCGCGCGAGCGGCTGGAGGAGGTCGGGCAGCACTACTACGAGTTCGGTGGGCGGTCCCCGATCAACGACCAGAACCGGGCGTTCCTCGCCGCGCTGCGCGACGACCTCGCCGGCGCCGGGCTGGACCTCCCGGTCTACTGGGGCAACCGCAACTGGGACCCGCTCCTCGCCGACACGATCCGCGAGATGGCCGCCGACGGCATCACCCGCGCCGCGTGCTTCGTCACCAGCGCGTACGCGTCGTACTCCAGCTGCCGGCAGTACCGCGAGAACCTCTACGACGCGGTCGCCGCCCTGGGGGAGGACCTCGAGGACGCGCCGGTGCTGGACAAGCTGCGGCACCCGTTCAACCACCCGGGCTTCGTCGAGCCGATGGTCGACGCCACCCTCGCCGCGCTCGCGGACCTGCCCGAGCAGGTCCGCGAGGAGGCGCACCTGGTGTTCGTGACCCACTCGCTGCCGGAGGCGATGAACGCCGCCAGCGGGCCGGAGGGCGGGGCCTACGTCGACCAGCACCTCAGCGTCGCCGACGAGATCGTCGAGCGCGTACGCCAGGAGACCGGCCACCGGCATCGGCACGCGCTGGTGTACTGCTCGCGGTCCGGTGCCCCGCACGTCCCGTGGCTCGAGCCGGACGTCAACGACCACCTCGAGCGGCTGCACCAGGACGGCGCGCCGGCGGTGGTGCTGGTCCCGATCGGCTTCGTGTCCGACCACATGGAGGTGGTCTACGACCTCGACGTCGAGGCGATGCGCACGGCGGCCCGGCTCGGCCTGCCCACCACCCGCGCGGCGACGGTGGGGATCGACCCGCGGTTCGTCGCGGCGGTGCGCGACCTGGTGCTCGAGCGGGCCGCGGTCGAGCGGGGCGAGGACGTGGTGCGCGCCAGCGTCGGCCGCTGGCCGGCCTGCTGGGACCGGTGCCCGGCGGGCTGCTGCGCGAACCCGCGCGCCGAGCGGCCGGCACTCGCGGGCGCCGACTCGTGA
- a CDS encoding trimeric intracellular cation channel family protein has product MPSPEPSTTLVVLDLVGIFVFAITGALVAVRKGLDVFGVLVLAGMTGLGGGFLRDVLIDATPPAALQDWRYLLVPVVSGVLAFFYHPVLGRVERAVNVFDAFGLGLFCVTGALKALDYGLGPAPAALMGMVTGIGGGVIRDLLASRVPAVFRGELYATPALAGAVVVVVGTHVDLPLGVVVVTGAGLCIVWRLLALWRHWQAPVPTGPASV; this is encoded by the coding sequence ATGCCCTCGCCCGAGCCCTCCACCACCCTGGTCGTCCTCGACCTGGTCGGCATCTTCGTCTTCGCGATCACCGGCGCCCTGGTCGCCGTGCGCAAGGGCCTCGACGTGTTCGGGGTCCTCGTGCTGGCCGGCATGACCGGCCTCGGCGGTGGCTTCCTGCGCGACGTGCTCATCGACGCCACCCCGCCGGCCGCCCTGCAGGACTGGCGCTACCTGCTGGTGCCGGTCGTCTCCGGGGTGCTGGCGTTCTTCTACCACCCGGTGCTGGGCCGGGTGGAGCGCGCCGTCAACGTCTTCGACGCGTTCGGCCTCGGACTGTTCTGCGTCACCGGCGCCCTCAAGGCCCTGGACTACGGCCTCGGCCCGGCGCCGGCCGCGCTGATGGGGATGGTGACCGGCATCGGCGGCGGGGTGATCCGCGACCTGCTCGCCTCCCGCGTGCCCGCGGTCTTCCGCGGCGAGCTGTACGCCACCCCGGCCCTGGCCGGCGCCGTCGTGGTCGTCGTCGGCACCCACGTCGACCTGCCGCTCGGCGTCGTGGTCGTCACCGGCGCCGGCCTGTGCATCGTCTGGCGGCTGCTGGCCCTCTGGCGGCACTGGCAGGCACCGGTGCCGACCGGCCCGGCGTCGGTGTAG
- a CDS encoding SDR family oxidoreductase, producing MSYFVTGATGFIGRHLVRELIDRRDGEIHVLVRAGSLHRMEALIARWDTDRVVPVVGDLAADALGVDPAWVAEHRGEIDHFFHVAAIYDMTADDETNETMNVGGTRNALALAEALDAGCFHQVSSVAAAGEYRGRFDETMFDEGQHLPSPYHRTKFESERIVREEGGVPWRVYRPAIVVGASDTGEMDKVDGPYYFFAAMKAMRDRLPSWLPLVGVDLGDTNVVPVDYVAAAIDHLAHVPDRDGEAFHLVNPEPQPVVDMVNAFCAAAGAPRFATPLDRGLTRRLPEALRPAGLLNTLAKNGAVQSALDLVTSRVGVPAEVLAHTSFTAVFDSRRTEQALAGSGIGVPDLESYARTLWTYWEEHLDESTGRDARVREKLHGKYVVVTGASSGIGKVTALKVAQAGGTPVLVARGKEKLDELRGLIESRGGTAIVQPCDLSDLEAIDALCETLTTELPSIDFVVNNAGRSIRRSLRLSQDRFHDFERTMQLNYFGAVRLVMGLIPAMRANRSGHVVNISSIGVQTNPPRFSAYVASKAALDSWSNVVSSELVGDGITFTNIHMPLVRTPMIAPTKLYDKFPTISPAQAADLVIEAMVERPHEINTLLGNAGAVAHTLTPKLAFRVLNLAYHVFPDSAAAQGRTPGEGGTRESEQIMLAKVFKGVHW from the coding sequence ATGTCGTACTTCGTGACGGGGGCCACAGGGTTCATCGGCCGGCACCTGGTCCGGGAGCTGATCGACCGCCGGGACGGTGAGATCCACGTCCTGGTCCGCGCGGGCTCGTTGCACCGCATGGAGGCGCTGATCGCGCGCTGGGACACCGACCGGGTGGTGCCCGTCGTCGGTGACCTGGCCGCCGACGCGCTCGGCGTCGACCCGGCGTGGGTGGCCGAGCACCGTGGCGAGATCGACCACTTCTTCCACGTCGCCGCGATCTACGACATGACCGCGGACGACGAGACCAACGAGACGATGAACGTCGGCGGCACCCGCAACGCGCTGGCGCTCGCCGAGGCGCTGGACGCCGGCTGCTTCCACCAGGTGTCCTCCGTGGCCGCGGCCGGGGAGTACCGCGGCCGCTTCGACGAGACGATGTTCGACGAGGGGCAGCACCTGCCCTCGCCGTACCACCGCACCAAGTTCGAGTCCGAGCGGATCGTGCGCGAGGAGGGTGGAGTGCCCTGGCGGGTCTACCGCCCCGCGATCGTGGTCGGCGCCTCCGACACCGGCGAGATGGACAAGGTCGACGGGCCCTACTACTTCTTCGCCGCGATGAAGGCGATGCGCGACCGGCTCCCCTCCTGGCTGCCGCTGGTGGGCGTCGACCTCGGCGACACCAACGTCGTCCCGGTCGACTACGTCGCGGCGGCGATCGACCACCTCGCGCACGTGCCCGACCGCGACGGCGAGGCGTTCCACCTGGTCAACCCCGAGCCGCAGCCGGTGGTGGACATGGTCAACGCGTTCTGCGCCGCGGCCGGGGCGCCGCGGTTCGCGACGCCGCTGGACCGTGGCCTCACCCGGCGCCTGCCGGAGGCGCTGAGGCCGGCCGGCCTGCTCAACACGCTGGCCAAGAACGGCGCCGTGCAGTCGGCCCTCGACCTGGTGACCAGCCGGGTCGGCGTACCGGCCGAGGTGCTCGCGCACACGTCGTTCACGGCGGTCTTCGACTCCCGGCGCACCGAGCAGGCGCTGGCCGGGTCCGGCATCGGCGTCCCCGACCTCGAGTCCTACGCCCGCACCCTGTGGACCTACTGGGAGGAGCACCTCGACGAGTCCACGGGGCGCGACGCGCGGGTGCGCGAGAAGCTCCATGGCAAGTACGTCGTCGTCACCGGCGCCTCCTCCGGGATCGGCAAGGTCACCGCGCTCAAGGTCGCCCAGGCCGGCGGCACCCCGGTCCTGGTCGCCCGCGGCAAGGAGAAGCTGGACGAGCTGCGCGGCCTGATCGAGTCCCGCGGCGGCACCGCCATCGTGCAGCCCTGCGACCTCTCCGACCTCGAGGCCATCGACGCCCTGTGCGAGACGCTGACGACCGAGTTGCCGTCGATCGACTTCGTCGTCAACAACGCCGGCCGCTCGATCCGCCGCTCGCTCCGGCTCTCGCAGGACCGCTTCCACGACTTCGAGCGGACCATGCAGCTCAACTACTTCGGGGCGGTGCGCCTGGTGATGGGGCTGATCCCCGCCATGCGCGCCAACCGCAGCGGGCACGTCGTGAACATCTCCTCGATCGGGGTGCAGACGAACCCGCCGCGGTTCTCGGCGTACGTCGCCTCCAAGGCCGCGCTCGACTCCTGGAGCAACGTGGTCTCCTCCGAGCTGGTCGGCGACGGGATCACGTTCACCAACATCCACATGCCTCTCGTGCGGACGCCGATGATCGCCCCGACCAAGCTCTACGACAAGTTCCCCACGATCTCACCCGCGCAGGCAGCGGACCTGGTGATCGAGGCGATGGTCGAGCGTCCCCACGAGATCAACACGCTGCTCGGCAACGCGGGCGCCGTCGCCCACACGCTCACCCCGAAGCTCGCGTTCCGGGTGCTCAACCTGGCCTACCACGTGTTCCCGGACTCGGCGGCCGCTCAGGGGAGGACACCCGGCGAGGGCGGCACCCGCGAGTCGGAGCAGATCATGCTCGCGAAGGTGTTCAAGGGCGTGCACTGGTAG
- a CDS encoding MFS transporter produces the protein MLTSYRRILAEPGALRFSTAGLFARLPISMVGLGIVLLVSAATGSYGVAGAVSAAYMLANAGFAILQGRLLDAVGQGRVLSLAAAGFGVSISLLVWSVQADWPIATSYVFAAIGGACLPQVGSCVRARWSHVLPRPADVQTAFALEAVLDEAVFILGPILVTVLATAWHPMAGILVGVVACVVGTLAFAAQRGTEPPAHPRSGIAGSRPVMPWRTVAALAVVCAALGVLFGAAEVTTVAFAEEHGHKSWSGALLALWALGSLTAGVLTGAIPWRVGPAVRVRWGAFAMACAMVPLTFIGTIPLMGLVLFVAGFAIAPTMIATMSLTEATVPPARLTEGMAIMQTGLVAGVAPGATLSGLVVDHQGASAAYLVAAAAGLVAAAAAQALPRQRTAIAA, from the coding sequence ATGCTCACGTCCTACCGCCGGATCCTCGCGGAGCCCGGCGCCCTCCGCTTCTCGACGGCCGGCCTGTTCGCCCGGCTGCCGATCTCGATGGTGGGCCTGGGCATCGTGCTGCTGGTCTCCGCGGCCACCGGGTCGTACGGCGTCGCCGGTGCCGTCTCGGCCGCGTACATGCTGGCCAACGCCGGGTTCGCGATCCTTCAGGGCCGACTCCTCGACGCGGTCGGCCAGGGCCGGGTCCTCAGTCTCGCCGCCGCCGGCTTCGGGGTCTCGATCTCGCTGCTGGTCTGGTCGGTGCAGGCGGACTGGCCGATCGCGACGTCGTACGTCTTCGCGGCGATCGGCGGCGCGTGCCTTCCGCAGGTGGGCTCGTGCGTGCGCGCCCGGTGGTCCCACGTGCTCCCGCGGCCCGCGGACGTGCAGACGGCGTTCGCGCTCGAGGCCGTGCTCGACGAGGCGGTCTTCATCCTCGGTCCGATCCTGGTCACCGTGCTGGCGACCGCCTGGCACCCGATGGCCGGGATCCTGGTCGGGGTGGTCGCCTGCGTCGTGGGCACGCTGGCGTTCGCCGCCCAGCGTGGGACCGAGCCGCCGGCCCACCCACGGTCCGGGATCGCCGGCTCGCGGCCGGTGATGCCGTGGCGCACCGTGGCGGCCCTCGCGGTCGTGTGCGCGGCGCTCGGAGTGCTGTTCGGCGCCGCCGAGGTGACCACCGTGGCGTTCGCCGAGGAGCACGGCCACAAGTCGTGGTCGGGGGCCCTGCTGGCGCTGTGGGCGCTGGGCAGCCTCACCGCCGGGGTGCTCACCGGGGCGATCCCCTGGCGCGTCGGGCCCGCCGTGCGGGTGCGGTGGGGCGCCTTCGCGATGGCCTGCGCGATGGTGCCGCTGACGTTCATCGGGACGATCCCGCTGATGGGTCTCGTGCTGTTCGTCGCGGGCTTCGCGATCGCGCCGACGATGATCGCGACGATGTCGCTGACCGAGGCGACGGTGCCGCCCGCACGGCTGACGGAGGGGATGGCGATCATGCAGACCGGGCTGGTCGCGGGCGTCGCGCCGGGCGCCACGCTGAGCGGCCTCGTGGTCGACCACCAGGGCGCGTCGGCGGCGTACCTCGTCGCGGCCGCCGCGGGCCTGGTCGCGGCCGCGGCCGCCCAGGCACTCCCCCGGCAGCGCACCGCCATCGCCGCGTGA
- a CDS encoding DUF4235 domain-containing protein: MASGGSKVWTVFSLVSALGAAAFAKKAIDKSWTIATGKKPPENPADPDVDIWEAVAWAVASGTAIGLARMVAQRRAASYYARSTGHLPPDLRKDHQSA; the protein is encoded by the coding sequence ATGGCATCTGGAGGATCCAAGGTCTGGACCGTGTTCTCGCTCGTGTCCGCGCTCGGTGCGGCCGCGTTCGCCAAGAAGGCGATCGACAAGTCGTGGACGATCGCGACCGGCAAGAAGCCGCCGGAGAACCCGGCCGACCCGGACGTGGACATCTGGGAGGCCGTGGCCTGGGCGGTCGCGAGCGGTACGGCGATCGGGCTCGCCCGGATGGTCGCCCAACGCCGGGCGGCGTCGTACTACGCCCGCTCCACCGGCCACCTGCCCCCCGACCTGCGCAAGGACCACCAGAGCGCCTGA